AAAGAGCGAACTAAAGAGCAGGTCGCAATGCTCAAAGAGTATCCGCGGATTAATCGTCTGTCTGCCGGTTCGCTGTATCTGTATGACCGCACCTTACACGAGCAATCGGGTAAGGCGACTCAGAAAGCCAAAGAACTGGCCAAAACGCTGGTTGAAAAAATCAAGCAGGAAACGCTGGAGAAAATTCCTGAAGCACAACGGGCCAATGCGTTGGCGGCCCAGAAAGCGGATGCGAAAAAACGGACTGACGAACAGAAAAAAATCATCGCCGAGTTTCCCGGGCTATTGGTCTCCACTTCCAACCTTGCGGAGTTTGATAAGGCAGGAGCTGCAGAGGTCCAGCACCATAAAGACGAAGCCAAGCGGTTTTTGGATCTGAAAACGACGGCTGTCCTGAAGGAGTACAGCGACAAAGCAACCGCGATCCGCGACAAGAAACCGAAAGAAGAATTCATTCGGGTGCTGACCGAAGTCCCCGGCAAGGTTCCCAAAACCTTCTTCTTCAATCGAGGTGATTTCGAACAACCCAAGCATGAATTGTTGCCCGCCGGCCTGACGGTGATTAAATCCAATCTGGAAAAAACGGTTGAGATCCCCGCTGTCAACAAAGAATTGCCGACAACCGGACGCCGATTGGCATATGCAAATTATATCACCAGCGGCCAGCATCCTTTGACTGCGCGGGTCTTCGTGAATCGACTCTGGCTGCATCACTTCGGTAAAGGCATCGTCGCCTCACCCACCGATTTCGGAAAGCTGGGAATCCCGCCGACGCATCTGGAACTGTTAGACTGGCTGGCGAACGACTTCGTAACGCATGGCTGGAAAATCAAACGTCTGCATAAAATGTTGATGACGTCCACCGCTTATAGGCAAAGTTCACAACGTTCCGACGAATATGATGTGGCCGACCCGGACAATCTGCTTTACGGTCATATGCCCGTCCGCCGTCTGGAAGCGGAAACGATTCGCGATTCGATTATTGCCGTCACCGGAAAGCTCAAAACCGACCTGTATGGTCAGCCCGTGCCCGTGAAAGAAGATGAAGTCGGACAGATCGTCGTCGGAGTAGCGAACGTTGATTCGGCGGGCCGTCAGGGGAAAGCCATCAAAATGGATGATCGCAAATTCCGTCGCAGTATCTATGTGGCCGTCAGTCGCAGTAAACCTCTGGCGGTTCTCGATATGTTTGACGCTCCGAAAATGGAGCCAAATTGTGAAAAACGTTCATCTTCCACCGTCGCGCCACAATCACTGTTAATGATGAACAGTGGCTTTATGGTCGAACATGCCGAATATTTTGCAGAGCGACTGGAAAAAGAACAGGCTGGAAATCAAGCTGAGCAGGTCAAGCTGGCCTGGATGCTTGCGTTTGGAAAAGAACCTTCCACTGAAGAAGTGCAGCAGTCAGTTGAATTTATCAAATCGCAGATACCCCAGTTCAAAACAACAGCGAAGGCCGCCGGAAAAACGCCGGAGCAATTGGCGCTGGCAACTTTCTGCCAGGCGTTGTTGAGCAGCAACGGGTTTCTGTATGTTGACTAAAATCGATTCACATTGAATCAGCTTTAAAAATTTTTGACGCCTGGTATCAGAACGGTATCGAATTATGAATCATAAACCAAACATCTCAGCCGCCCATTCCCGCCGTCATTTTCTGGCGACCAGTTCCATGGGCATTGGTTCGGTCGCATTATCCTGGTTGTTGAATCAGGAACAGTTACAGGCTAAGACTCCTGTGGTGCGGCCCGAGTTGGAGAAGAAGCATTTTGACCTGAAGCTGAAGCCCACGCATCACGCTCCCAAAGCGAAAGCCATGATCTCCATGTTCATGCAGGGCGGCCCCAGCCATCTGGATATGTTCGACCCCAAGCCGATGCTGCAAAAATATGACGGCAAGAAATTCCCGGGCGACATCAAGTATGACAACGCGGCTCAAGCGAGTTCCAAAGTACTCGGTAGCCCCTGGAAATTCAGCAAGCATGGTGAGTGCGGTACGGAATTGTCTGAACTATTACCCGGTCTGGGAGAAGTCGTAGACGACATCGTACTGATGCGGTCCATGCATACCGGTGTGAATAATCATGGCCAGTCCATTTATGCGATGCACAGTGGCCGCATCCTTCCCGGCCGGCCGACTCTGGGAAGCTGGCTGACTTATGGACTGGGTTGTGAATCGGAAAATCTGCCCGCGTACATCGCGATGGTCGATCCGGGA
This genomic interval from Gimesia alba contains the following:
- a CDS encoding PSD1 and planctomycete cytochrome C domain-containing protein, with the translated sequence MNGRLFLACLFSVSFSLSAAQAEDPAKKTDALSFENDVRKILKVHCLHCHGENGETEGSLDLRLKRLMVKGGDSGPAIVPGKSGESELIARIEAKEMPPEGKHMPEEELAILKRWVDQGAHTLRPEPEKIDADYVFPDELAFWSFQPVKNNAVPKVKQSKLVRQPVDAFLLAKLEEKGLTFTSEASKAALARRAFFDLIGLPPTPAELKQFLNDKSPDAYEKLIDRLLASKHYGERWGRHWLDVAGYADSEGYNNKDMERPWAYRYRDYVIRAFNEDKPYDQFLQEQLAGDEMVKPPYHKLKPEELEKLVATGFLRMAPDGTGSNPAEKEVAKNQVITDTVDIVSSSILGLTVACAQCHDHKYDPIPQNDYYRFRAIFEPAFDWKNWRTPAGRRISIMSDADRKIANEFEAEAKKVLAERTELVNKFIDRTLERELLDVPEEKRDAMRKAYKTTGKERTKEQVAMLKEYPRINRLSAGSLYLYDRTLHEQSGKATQKAKELAKTLVEKIKQETLEKIPEAQRANALAAQKADAKKRTDEQKKIIAEFPGLLVSTSNLAEFDKAGAAEVQHHKDEAKRFLDLKTTAVLKEYSDKATAIRDKKPKEEFIRVLTEVPGKVPKTFFFNRGDFEQPKHELLPAGLTVIKSNLEKTVEIPAVNKELPTTGRRLAYANYITSGQHPLTARVFVNRLWLHHFGKGIVASPTDFGKLGIPPTHLELLDWLANDFVTHGWKIKRLHKMLMTSTAYRQSSQRSDEYDVADPDNLLYGHMPVRRLEAETIRDSIIAVTGKLKTDLYGQPVPVKEDEVGQIVVGVANVDSAGRQGKAIKMDDRKFRRSIYVAVSRSKPLAVLDMFDAPKMEPNCEKRSSSTVAPQSLLMMNSGFMVEHAEYFAERLEKEQAGNQAEQVKLAWMLAFGKEPSTEEVQQSVEFIKSQIPQFKTTAKAAGKTPEQLALATFCQALLSSNGFLYVD